GGATTCTGCGCGTCGTCGCGCCGCGACACGTATTTCAGTTTTTCCACGAGCTTCACGGTCGCTTTTTCGCCGTCGAGCACGGTCACCGTAGGATCCGCCAGGACGCGCGCTTTTTTCTGTTCCACCAGAGTGTGAAGGCGAAAATCCAGCATCCGCGTCGCCGTGCCGGCCAGCCGGACGATGCCGCTGCCGATCTCGCCGGGAAGATTGGCGGAAGTGTCCAGATTCCCCAGCGGCCCCTCGGCCGTGCCGGGCTTGTGACCGCTCTGCGCGAATCCCGCCGAGAGCGCGCCGTTCTGGTAACTGCCCCACCACCAGTCGTAAACGGCGTTGAGGGCCGTTTCGAGCTGGTCGCTCGCGTCGTCGTTCACCTCGATGATGCGCGCCTTGAGCATCACCTGCCGTCCCGGCGCGTCGAGCAGGCGGAGCGTTCGCCGCACTTTTTCCTGCTGAAAGGCCGTTCCCGTGACGATGATCAGATTCTGGCGCTCGTCGACCAGCACTCTGTTGGCCGGCGAAGCGAGCTCCGCCAGGTCTTTCAGCAGGGGCGCGGTCTTCTGCGCCTCCGCATAGGCGACGTGATAACTCTTGGTCGTCAGGCGCCCCGTCAGCAGGCCCAGCGAATTTTTCGCGCCGACGACGACGGTCCGGCCAACGACGCTGAAGCCGAGATTCTGAGAACGGAGCACGAACTGAAACACGTCCGCGAAGGGGGCCTCCCTGAAGGCCAGCGTCATCCTCGCGTTCTGCGGCACCGAGGCGTCGACGACGATGTTCACGTCCGCCATCGCGCCGAGGAGGCGGAAGACGTCCGCCAGATCGCAGTCTTTCAGGTTCATGGAGATCTTTTTCGACGAAATGCGCCCGGCGTCTCCGCCTTCCTGCAGAA
This sequence is a window from Pyramidobacter sp. YE332. Protein-coding genes within it:
- a CDS encoding secretin N-terminal domain-containing protein gives rise to the protein MNPKKHCAALALFLFPLFLPAELAAGTRAEPRLWALRVEQAGDSHIVLSLEGQALKRPELAYRNENSLTLVLEGVRFPALNYERDLDTPLVPHIKVEDSNRSTLITLFCEEPLQLGDVRGAGSGRMRIRFAKGGRARDREQTPILQEGGDAGRISSKKISMNLKDCDLADVFRLLGAMADVNIVVDASVPQNARMTLAFREAPFADVFQFVLRSQNLGFSVVGRTVVVGAKNSLGLLTGRLTTKSYHVAYAEAQKTAPLLKDLAELASPANRVLVDERQNLIIVTGTAFQQEKVRRTLRLLDAPGRQVMLKARIIEVNDDASDQLETALNAVYDWWWGSYQNGALSAGFAQSGHKPGTAEGPLGNLDTSANLPGEIGSGIVRLAGTATRMLDFRLHTLVEQKKARVLADPTVTVLDGEKATVKLVEKLKYVSRRDDAQNPTYDDEEVGPKLEVTPRIGRGGMITVGVSLATGEVIQWIRGGQGEQIPQTNSRTVETKIRVRDGEPFVIGGLFKESRSRTRAAVPILSSIPLIGELFKAKLDKKTRSQVVMILIPYILEIPDLEKSF